The proteins below are encoded in one region of Periplaneta americana isolate PAMFEO1 chromosome 11, P.americana_PAMFEO1_priV1, whole genome shotgun sequence:
- the LOC138709392 gene encoding cuticle protein 21-like, with product MAFKLVVLAAFLAVARAGIVSGPAYAAPVAYAAHAAPVAYAAPAYAKVAAPVAYAAHAAPVAYAAPAYAKVAAPVAYAAHAAPVAYAAPAYAKVAAPVAYAAPVAKAIAPVAVDTDYDPHPQYSYAYDIQDHLTGDSKSQHETRDGDVVQGSYSLVEPDGTRRTVEYTADPHNGFNAVVHKEPAVVAAPVAKVAAPVAVAAPAFAKVAAPVAYAAPAYAKVAAPVAYAAHAAPVAYAAHAAPVAYAAPAVAKLAAPVAYAAPAYAKVAAPVAAYGYGGLLKHY from the exons ATGGCCTTCAAG CTCGTAGTGCTAGCCGCCTTCCTGGCAGTCGCTAGGGCGGGGATCGTCAGCGGCCCTGCTTATGCCGCCCCTGTCGCCTACGCCGCCCACGCCGCTCCAGTTGCGTATGCCGCCCCCGCCTACGCCAAGGTAGCAGCCCCCGTCGCCTACGCCGCCCACGCCGCCCCAGTTGCGTATGCCGCCCCTGCCTACGCCAAGGTAGCTGCCCCCGTCGCCTACGCCGCCCACGCCGCTCCAGTCGCTTACGCCGCTCCCGCCTACGCCAAGGTCGCCGCTCCAGTTGCTTACGCAGCACCCGTCGCTAAGGCCATCGCCCCAGTCGCTGTCGACACCGACTACGATCCTCATCCCCAGTACAGCTACGCCTACGACATCCAGGATCACCTGACAGGAGACTCCAAGAGCCAGCACGAGACCAGGGACGGTGACGTTGTTCAGGGCAGCTACAGCCTGGTGGAGCCCGACGGCACCCGCCGCACAGTCGAGTACACCGCCGACCCCCACAACGGATTCAACGCCGTTGTCCACAAGGAGCCTGCCGTGGTCGCCGCTCCTGTCGCTAAGGTTGCCGCCCCCGTTGCAGTAGCCGCCCCCGCCTTCGCCAAGGTCGCTGCTCCCGTAGCCTACGCAGCTCCCGCTTACGCCAAGGTGGCCGCCCCCGTCGCATACGCCGCTCACGCCGCCCCCGTCGCATACGCTGCTCACGCCGCCCCCGTCGCCTATGCTGCCCCAGCTGTTGCCAAGTTGGCTGCACCTGTCGCCTATGCTGCCCCTGCATACGCTAAGGTTGCTGCCCCCGTCGCCGCCTACGGATACGGTGGTCTCCTCAAGCACTACTAA